CCGGATCGTTGGGACCCATGCTAGTTATGATGGTCATATTGAGCTGGATTGTTCCGGTAAAATCGCGGTTCCGGGCTTTATTGATACGCATCTGCATGTGGAATCCTCGCTTGTCACGCCCTTAGAATTTGACCGATGCGTGCTTCCTCACGGGGTTACAACTGCAATCTGTGACCCCCATGAGATTGCAAATGTCGCAGGGATAAAAGGGATACAGTACTTTCTTGATTCCGCGGCAAATACAATAATGGATTTGCGTATCAACCTGTCCTCTTGTGTTCCTGCCACCTCATTCGAAACATCGGGTGCCCGCTTGGAACTGGAAGACCTGCTTCCTTTCAAAGATCACGAAAAAGTTATTGGCCTTGCTGAGTTTATGAACTTTCCGGGCGTTCTGGCACGTGATCCTTCCGTCATATCCAAGCTGGATGCTTTTCAGGGCGGGCATATTGATGGACACGCTCCACTTTTGGGCGGGGTGGACCTTAATGGCTATTTGGCTGCGGGCATTCGAACCGACCATGAAGCGACCAGCGCTCGGGAAGCTTTGGAAAAGCTCTCCAAGGGCATGAATATATTAATTCGAGAGGGGTCTGTCTCCAAGGATCTGGACGCTTTGGCGCCCGTTCTAACCTCTGATTATTCAAGCTTTCTGTGCCTTTGTACCGATGATAGAAACCCGCTGGATATTGCGGAGGAGGGCCATATTGACTCCATGATCCGCCGACTGATTGCACATGGGTGTAAGCCAAAAGACGTGTATCGGGCAGCAAGTTGGTCTGCGGCAATGGCTTTCGGTCTACGTGATCGCGGGCACCTCGCGCCGGGTTGGAGGGCCGATATTGCTTTGCTTGACGACCTTGAGAAGTGCTCCGTGAGTGATGTCATCAGCGGCGGAAAAGTGGTTACGCCCCAACTATTTGCTCAAAGAAATGCCGTGAAACCGACGGGTTTGACGGACACATGTCATGCCCCTGAAGTCTTTGCGGGCAACTTTACTGTTGCAGCCCGAACAGAACCGCATTCAGTACTTGGGGTTAAGGCTGGGCTGATTTTGACCTCCCACGAAAAAAGAGTTCTGCCTACCAAAGGCAACGAGGCTTTGATTGATCTTGGACAGGATGTTGTCAAAGTCGCTGTAGTTGAGCGTCACGGTAAAAACGGGAACATTGCAACCGGATTTGTGACAGGGTTTGGTTTGCAAGAGGGGGCTATTGCCTCTTCCGTTGGTCATGATAGCCACAACATTTGTGTCGTCGGGGCCTGTGAAGTCTCCATGGCAACAGCCGTAAACCGGTTACGTCAGATAAAAGGTGGCTTTGCAGTTGCCTCCAAAGACAAGGTTCTTGCAGAACTGGCTTTGCCGCTTGCCGGACTTATGAGTTTGCAGCCTTTTGAACACGTACGCGAAGAACTGGAGAAACTTCGAGCTGCTGCGAAAGGTCTTGGTTGTTGTCTGCCAGAGCCGTTTTTACAGGTCGCGTTCTTGCCGCTTCCGGTTATTCCGCATTTAAAAATTACAGATTTTGGGGTTTTTGATGTGGACGCATTCTCACTTATCCCCTAATAGGACGTCAAACATCAAAGTCCCAGCGAGTTCTTCAACGAACTAGCCTTTTGGGAGAAGTTGACCTTTTGTTCAGTATAACGCAAACTGAACGGCAGATCTATTTATGAATTCCGGTTGTGCAAGGTGAGGGAGTGACAGTGGGAGCTGTCCCATTCGGGTTATTCAGCCTGAACCTGTCTGGCCGTAGAACACAATTATAAGGGGGGATGGTGCATTGACCAGCGTAGAAGAGTGGAATAGTAGCTTTAAAGCTCGCCCGATTGGTGAATATCTTGATGAAGCCCTGAAGAACTACTCAAGCCGTCCAGCAATGGACTTTATGGGTAAAGGGTATACCTATAAAGAGATGGGCGAACTGGTGGACAAAGTGGCTGCCGGCCTCGAAAAGCAAGGCGTGCGCAAGGACACCAAAGTTGGACTTTGCCTGCCAAACTGCCCTTACTACCCTGTTTTCTACTTCGCCATTTTGCATCTGGGCGGTACAGTTGTGAACTTCAACCCGCTTTATGTGGAGCGTGAGCTTTCGTTCCAAGCGCGGGATTCGGGCATTGACATCATGGTCACGCTTGACCTGAAAATGATGTTCGACAAGATGGAGACTGTCCGTAAGGAAGGCGCGCTGAAAAAGATTGTTGTTTGCCGCATGGCCGACATTCTGCCTCAGCCAAAAAAGCTCCTGTTCACATTGCTTAAGGGCAAAGAGCGTTCTTCCATTCCAAACAGTTCTGCACATGTGAAGTTTGGGGATCTGATCTCCAATGGCACACGCTACACTCGCCCGCAGATTAATCCGGAAGAAGATCTCGCGGTTATCCAGTACACTGGCGGTACAACAGGTGTGCCAAAAGGTGCCATGCTGACCCATGCGAACCTTTCGGCCAATATGGAGCAGACCAAAGAGCTCTTTACGAATGTTGTTTATGGTCAGGAAAAGGCAGTTTGCGTACTTCCTTTCTTCCACGTGTTCGCAATGACTATTTTGCAGAACATCTCGATTATGTTCGGCTCCGAGATGATCCTTGTACCTCGTTTTGAGCTTAAGGACGTTCTGGATACAATCCAGCGTAAGAAGGCTACGATTTTTGCAGGTGTTCCAACGATCTATACTGCAATTAATAACCAGCCTGATATCGAAAAGTATGACCTGTCTTCCCTGAAGATCTGTGCATCCGGTGGTGCTCCGCTTCCTGTGGAAGTTAAGGAAGAGTTCGAAAAACTTACCGGATGTAGCCTGTTTGAAGGCTATGGCCTTTCTGAAACGTCTCCAGTCGTGTGCGTAACACCGCTTGACAGCCCAAGCCCAGAAGGCTCTATCGGCTATCCGGTTTCTGGTACGACCCTTTCTTTCCGTGATCTGGATGATCTTTCCAAAGAGGTGTCTAAGGGTGAAAAAGGTGAACTTTGTGTCACTGGCCCGCAGGTGATGAAAGGTTACTGGAACCGTAAGGATGCAACCGAGCAGACACTCGAAAACGGTAAGGTGCTTCACACAGGTGATGTGGGCTATATGGACGAAAACGGTTTCGTCTATCTGGTTGACCGTATTAAAGACCTGATTATTTGCTCTGGCTACAACGTGTATCCTCGCGTTATCGAAGAGGCGCTGTATCTCCATGATGCGGTTGAAGAAACAATCGTTATTGCTGTTCCTGACAAGTACCGCGGACAGGCTCCAAAAGCTTTCGTTAAGCTCAAGGAAGGGCAAACAGTCTCCGAAGCCGAGCTGTTGACGTTCCTCAAAGAGCAGATCTCGAAAATCGAAATGCCGAAGATGATTGAGTTCCGGGACGAGCTACCAAAAACTATGGTGGGTAAACTCTCCAAGAAGGAACTGGTGGAAGAAGAAGCTGCCAAGCAGAAAGCGGCGGAAGCTGGAGTTGCTGCAGAGTAACTGCAACCAGTTATTATTCACTTCAATATGATTTAACGGCCCTGCTCTTAGTTGAGTGGGGCCGTTTTGTATTGTGATATAGTCCAAGTGAGTCTTGGAGTGTTTCATGTGTGTTAACCTCCATCTGACTTCAATAGGTACGGTTGAGTTTCTGCTAGAGGATTAACCCCATGACCAATGAACCTGTGATGAAATTTGGAATTGGTGCCTCTTCTTTGCGTGTTGAAGACCCTGTTTTTTTAACTGGGCAAGGGTGTTTCACAGATGATGTTCGCAAGAGGGGCGCGCTTACTGGTTACATGGTGCGCTCTCCCTTCGCACATGCTGATTTTTCAATTTCAAACCTCTCGCAAGTCAAGGCGAGAAAGGGAGTAAAGCTTGTTCTGACAGCTCACGACCTCAAAGGACATAACCGATTACCTTTCTTTGGGTTTCTCAAGCAAGTAGATGGCAGCACCATAAAAGGCAGCAACTATGAAATTTTATGCAGTAAAACACTGCGTTATGTTGGAGATGCTTTTGCTTTTATTGTGGCTGAAACACTAGAAAATGCGAAGGATGCCGCAGAGAGCCTTGAAGTGCACTTTGAACCTAAGCGGGCTGTGGTTGAGTGTCAGATTGCTCTGGAAAATAACGCCCCTGTTTTGCATCCGGAGATGGGCTCGAATAGCGCCTTTAAACTTTCCAAAGGTGATCGGGAGAAGGTGGAAGAAGTTTTTTCAAAGTCTGATCGTATCGTCTCCATTGAGCTGATTAACAACAGGGTTGTTTCTAATTTTGTGGAGACCCGTGCCTGTATTGGAGAGTTTAGTGAAGAAGATGGGACGTATACATTAACCACCTGCTCACAAGGGGGGCACCAGTTACGCGATACGATTGCAAAAGGAATTTTAAAAATACCCTCTGACCAGTTGCGTGTGATTACTCCAGATGTTGGGGGTGGATTTGGGACGAAGATTTCTTGTTATCGCGAATATCCCCTTGTTTTGATCGCGGCCAAGAAACTGGGAGTTCCTGTTAGGTGGACAGGGGACAGGACAGAACATTTCCTTGCCGATACCCAAGGACGTGACAATGTGGTCACTGCCCGCCTAGCGCTTGATGCTTCAGGTAAAATTCATGGTCTAGACGTTCATCTTCTTGCAAACGTCGGGGCCTACCAAAATCAATATGCGCCATTTGTTCCCAGTAGTTGCTTGAGCATGGTATCAGGCCTCTATGATATTCCGGCGGTGTGGGCCGAAGTAACAGGTGTTTATACCAATACGACGCCATTGGATGCTTATCGTGGGGCAGGGCGTCCGGAGGCTGCATATTTGATAGAGCGATTGGTTGCGAAAGCTGCGCTGGAAATCGGCATGAACCCGATAGAGTTCCGCAAGCTCAACTTTATCAAGCCAGATGGCATGCCTTATACGACACAGGTGGGGCACACCTATGATACGGGTGATTTTGCAAAGACCCTAGATAAAGCTTTACGCCACAGCGATTTTGCCGGGTATTTGATGCGTGAAGAGCAAAGTTTGAAGCGTGGGAAACTGCGCGGTATCGGCATGTCTTGCTATATTGAAGCCTGCTCGTTTCCAGGAAGGGAGGAGGCCACTATAAAACTAGATGAAAATGGGGGGGTAACTCTCTTTATAGGAACCCAATCAAACGGGCAGGGGCACCATACTGCCTATGGCCAGCTTATTGCCGAGTATCTGGGACTGTCTTTGGATAAAATTAAAATGGTTCAGGGGGATACTAAGCTCATCAAAAATGGTGGGGGAACAGAGGGGTCCCGCTCCATTCCCATTGGCCTGACGTCGGTTAAAGAAGCCTCTGTTGCTCTGGTGAGAAAGCTCAAGGAAATTGGGGGCGATCGTTTAGAGGTTGATGTTGAAGATCTTGAGCTGGTGGATGGAACATTACGTGTTGTGGGTACGGATCGCTACATGTCGCTGGCTGCTCTGGCACAAACAAGCGCAGAGAAGATAGAGGCTTTTGGAGAAGCTGTACAAAAACAGTGTACCTACCCCAACGGGACACACATTTGCGAGTTGGAAGTTGACCCTGAAACCGGTGTTACAAAGATTGAGCGGTACACTGTGGTTGATGATGTGGGGGTAACGGTAAACCCGCGTCTCCTGCAAGGACAGATTCACGGGGGAGTGGCTCAGGCGATCGGTCAAGCTCTTTATGAACATGTGATTTATGATGATGAGGGGCAGCTCTTAACTGCCTCCCTACTGGACTATCATGTTCCCAGAGCGGATGATCTGCCGTTCTTCTCTCATAATACGTGTAATACTCCGAGCAAAAACAACCCTCTAGGTGTGAAGGGGGCAGGAGAGGCAGGCACTGTCGGGGCGGCCCCCGCTGTAATGAATGCTTTACAGTATGCCCTGAGAAAACATGCAGGTGTTGGACATATAGATATGCCGGCAACGCCGTCACGGGTATGGGGCGCCATTCAGGCAGCACGAATCTAGCAGATATTTTAGTGTTGCTAAAAACAGGCTCAAAGGGATCTGCTTACATATTCATCAGTGCACAACTTAATTTGTGGTTGTTTTTTAGGGAGTAAATCGATTTAGAGTAGAGTTCTCACTCGCTTCAAGAGTGGTAAGTTCTTTGTCTCTTCTCTTGCTGCTTGATCCCCATGGGAACTGCTTGATTTGGCGGTATCTGGAAGAATGTAACGTCAGGAATTCTAATGAAGTTGCCCGGCTCTGCGGCTGAACGTAAAGTCCCTTCCGCCAAAATGCCCGAAGGCGCAATCCCCACTGCAACTGGAGCAGATGCAAAGCCGCTGTTGGGTATTTTCTTGAAAATAGCCTCAACGCTTGCCTTTTTTGGTATGGTCTCCGCTCTTAAATGGGTCTCTCAAGATGTCCCCATTACTGAAGTGGTCTTTGCGCGTAACTTTTTTGGGCTGTTTCCGATTTTAATTATGATGGGAATGGAAGGTTCTTTTGGGTATGGGTGGAAAACCTCCCGCCCCATGGTACATATGAGCAGAGCAATGGTCGGCGTAAGCGCTATGGCCTGCGGCTTTATTGGTTTGAAACTTCTGCCTCTCCCGGATGCAACCGCGATTGGATTTGCTGGGCCCTTGATAGTGGTAATCTTGGCGGCATTACTCTTGAAGGAGAGTGTACGCATATACCGCTGGTCTGCTGTTTCCGTAGGGTTCGTGGGTGTTTTGATTACGGTTATACCGCACCTTGGAGAAGGACAGGGGGGGAACTTGGCCAACTGGGGGGTGCTCTTTAGTTTTTTAGGCGCGCTTCTGGCCGCCTTTGCCATGATAGCAGTGCGTAAACTGAGTGAAACAGAGCGAACTGCGACAATCGTACTCTGGTTTACAGTCACGTCGACGGTTCTGGCTGCGTTCACCTATCCACTGGGATTGGTCTATCCCGAGTTTGCATGGGGTGTTCCCGACCTGTTTGATGGTCTGTGTCTGGTCGCTGTTGGAGTTTTTGGCGGGCTTGGTCAGATTCTGTTGACTCATAGCTACAGGTACGCGGATGCGTCCACCATTGCGCCGTTTGATTATATGAATATGGTCTGGGCGATTTGCTTTGGATTTGTTCTTTTTGCAGAGGTTCCCACACCGGAGGTGATTGTCGGCTCATTGATTGTCATCGCAGCAGGAATTTTTGTCATCTTGCGAGAACATCAGCTGGGATATGACAGAACCAGAGCGCGGCGGGCCTCAACACCTTCCAAGGCATAGGGCAGACAGTTTTTTGCCTGCCTTTTACTCTAGAATGCTTTGAAGGTGATGATGGTACGTGTATCTTGAATACCATCAATGCAATGGAGTTGCTTGGATACAAAGTGGCCAATATCTTGCCCCTCTTCCAGATAGATCTTGACCATAAGGTCCATTTCTCCGGAAATGGAGTAGGTTTCAGAGGCAATTTCCGCATCTGCTATGGCGTTTGCGACCTGATAGGTCTTGCCCAGTTGGCATTTTATCATCACATAAAATGGTGTCATTGCTAACCCTTTGAATACTGTCGTGGTTTGAAGGCAGTGTGGCCTGAATTGTGATCGTAAACAAGCATCAATCCCAAAGAGCAGTTTTTTAAGTTCTCCGCGCTCCTCTTGATCTGGGTAGTCATGAAAACAGGCAGAGAGATGGGTTTGAGAACGTGAATCTTCGTTGAATGGAATAAAATATAATATTATAAGTCATGGACTTACAAGATAGGAGACGAGCTTATGACCCCGATTGCTGTAACAATTGCCGGATCTGATTCTGGAGGGGCTGCGGGAGTTCAGGCGGACCTGAAAACCTTTTCAGCACTGGGGGTTTATGGTGCGACGGTTTTTTGTGCTCTAACTGCGCAAAATACCAAAGGAGTCTCCGCTATTCATGAGGTGCCGGCAGATTTTATTTTTGCGCAAATAAAAGCCGTGTTTACGGACCTTGCTGTCAATGCTGTCAAAATCGGAATGGTCTCTACTTGTGAGGCAATTGAAGCTGTTTCGAAGGGCCTGCAGCAGTATAATCAAGCTCCCATTGTGCTAGACCCTGTCATGGTCGCCAGCTCTGGTGATTTGTTATTGCATTCCGATGCGATGGATGGATTGAAGAAAAAACTCTTCCCACTTGCTTTAATCATTACGCCCAATATGGCAGAGGCGGCGCTATTGCTTGACCGTCCTATTGCCCGAAATGCGCAAGAGTTTAAAGATCAGGCCAAGGCCCTTCTAGACTTGGGAGTGAAGAGTGTCCTGTTAAAAGGGGGGCATGGGCTGGACCAAAAATCAGATGATTTATATCTGGATCAACAAGGTACAGAACTCTGGCTACGAGACACCAGATATTCTACTGAAAACACTCACGGAACTGGTTGCACTTTATCCTCGGCTATTGCGTCGGGCCTGGCTAAGGGGCTAGGAGTTGAAACTGCCTTGCAAGAAGCTAAAGACTACATCTCGGGGGCTATCCGAGCGGCGGATACTCTGCATATAGGGAGTGGT
This genomic window from Pseudovibrio sp. M1P-2-3 contains:
- a CDS encoding long-chain-fatty-acid--CoA ligase, whose protein sequence is MTSVEEWNSSFKARPIGEYLDEALKNYSSRPAMDFMGKGYTYKEMGELVDKVAAGLEKQGVRKDTKVGLCLPNCPYYPVFYFAILHLGGTVVNFNPLYVERELSFQARDSGIDIMVTLDLKMMFDKMETVRKEGALKKIVVCRMADILPQPKKLLFTLLKGKERSSIPNSSAHVKFGDLISNGTRYTRPQINPEEDLAVIQYTGGTTGVPKGAMLTHANLSANMEQTKELFTNVVYGQEKAVCVLPFFHVFAMTILQNISIMFGSEMILVPRFELKDVLDTIQRKKATIFAGVPTIYTAINNQPDIEKYDLSSLKICASGGAPLPVEVKEEFEKLTGCSLFEGYGLSETSPVVCVTPLDSPSPEGSIGYPVSGTTLSFRDLDDLSKEVSKGEKGELCVTGPQVMKGYWNRKDATEQTLENGKVLHTGDVGYMDENGFVYLVDRIKDLIICSGYNVYPRVIEEALYLHDAVEETIVIAVPDKYRGQAPKAFVKLKEGQTVSEAELLTFLKEQISKIEMPKMIEFRDELPKTMVGKLSKKELVEEEAAKQKAAEAGVAAE
- a CDS encoding DMT family transporter, giving the protein MKLPGSAAERKVPSAKMPEGAIPTATGADAKPLLGIFLKIASTLAFFGMVSALKWVSQDVPITEVVFARNFFGLFPILIMMGMEGSFGYGWKTSRPMVHMSRAMVGVSAMACGFIGLKLLPLPDATAIGFAGPLIVVILAALLLKESVRIYRWSAVSVGFVGVLITVIPHLGEGQGGNLANWGVLFSFLGALLAAFAMIAVRKLSETERTATIVLWFTVTSTVLAAFTYPLGLVYPEFAWGVPDLFDGLCLVAVGVFGGLGQILLTHSYRYADASTIAPFDYMNMVWAICFGFVLFAEVPTPEVIVGSLIVIAAGIFVILREHQLGYDRTRARRASTPSKA
- a CDS encoding Lrp/AsnC ligand binding domain-containing protein; amino-acid sequence: MTPFYVMIKCQLGKTYQVANAIADAEIASETYSISGEMDLMVKIYLEEGQDIGHFVSKQLHCIDGIQDTRTIITFKAF
- a CDS encoding xanthine dehydrogenase family protein molybdopterin-binding subunit, which produces MTNEPVMKFGIGASSLRVEDPVFLTGQGCFTDDVRKRGALTGYMVRSPFAHADFSISNLSQVKARKGVKLVLTAHDLKGHNRLPFFGFLKQVDGSTIKGSNYEILCSKTLRYVGDAFAFIVAETLENAKDAAESLEVHFEPKRAVVECQIALENNAPVLHPEMGSNSAFKLSKGDREKVEEVFSKSDRIVSIELINNRVVSNFVETRACIGEFSEEDGTYTLTTCSQGGHQLRDTIAKGILKIPSDQLRVITPDVGGGFGTKISCYREYPLVLIAAKKLGVPVRWTGDRTEHFLADTQGRDNVVTARLALDASGKIHGLDVHLLANVGAYQNQYAPFVPSSCLSMVSGLYDIPAVWAEVTGVYTNTTPLDAYRGAGRPEAAYLIERLVAKAALEIGMNPIEFRKLNFIKPDGMPYTTQVGHTYDTGDFAKTLDKALRHSDFAGYLMREEQSLKRGKLRGIGMSCYIEACSFPGREEATIKLDENGGVTLFIGTQSNGQGHHTAYGQLIAEYLGLSLDKIKMVQGDTKLIKNGGGTEGSRSIPIGLTSVKEASVALVRKLKEIGGDRLEVDVEDLELVDGTLRVVGTDRYMSLAALAQTSAEKIEAFGEAVQKQCTYPNGTHICELEVDPETGVTKIERYTVVDDVGVTVNPRLLQGQIHGGVAQAIGQALYEHVIYDDEGQLLTASLLDYHVPRADDLPFFSHNTCNTPSKNNPLGVKGAGEAGTVGAAPAVMNALQYALRKHAGVGHIDMPATPSRVWGAIQAARI
- the thiD gene encoding bifunctional hydroxymethylpyrimidine kinase/phosphomethylpyrimidine kinase, translated to MTPIAVTIAGSDSGGAAGVQADLKTFSALGVYGATVFCALTAQNTKGVSAIHEVPADFIFAQIKAVFTDLAVNAVKIGMVSTCEAIEAVSKGLQQYNQAPIVLDPVMVASSGDLLLHSDAMDGLKKKLFPLALIITPNMAEAALLLDRPIARNAQEFKDQAKALLDLGVKSVLLKGGHGLDQKSDDLYLDQQGTELWLRDTRYSTENTHGTGCTLSSAIASGLAKGLGVETALQEAKDYISGAIRAADTLHIGSGHGPVHHFYKVWK
- the ade gene encoding adenine deaminase, translating into MKRSSKEFLETAIAAGKGEIPADIVLKNVGLFSVMDGSQTTCDLAIVEDRIVGTHASYDGHIELDCSGKIAVPGFIDTHLHVESSLVTPLEFDRCVLPHGVTTAICDPHEIANVAGIKGIQYFLDSAANTIMDLRINLSSCVPATSFETSGARLELEDLLPFKDHEKVIGLAEFMNFPGVLARDPSVISKLDAFQGGHIDGHAPLLGGVDLNGYLAAGIRTDHEATSAREALEKLSKGMNILIREGSVSKDLDALAPVLTSDYSSFLCLCTDDRNPLDIAEEGHIDSMIRRLIAHGCKPKDVYRAASWSAAMAFGLRDRGHLAPGWRADIALLDDLEKCSVSDVISGGKVVTPQLFAQRNAVKPTGLTDTCHAPEVFAGNFTVAARTEPHSVLGVKAGLILTSHEKRVLPTKGNEALIDLGQDVVKVAVVERHGKNGNIATGFVTGFGLQEGAIASSVGHDSHNICVVGACEVSMATAVNRLRQIKGGFAVASKDKVLAELALPLAGLMSLQPFEHVREELEKLRAAAKGLGCCLPEPFLQVAFLPLPVIPHLKITDFGVFDVDAFSLIP